DNA from Scheffersomyces stipitis CBS 6054 chromosome 1, whole genome shotgun sequence:
gaagtagaagaagaaccggTAGTAGCTGAGTCAAAGCCTGTGTTGAAGACGGCTTCTATTCCAGAACCAAAGCAGGGATCTTGGGTGTCTGCCATTGCTCCAAAGCCAAAGGTCAAGCCTGCCAAGGCTGTCAGTGCTCCTATTCCTGCCAAGGAGGAACCAGTAGTTGCTATAGAAACTCCAGTAGAACAAGTTCCTGCTACCGCTCCAGTGGAAGCTcttgcagaagaagtagccGTAGAACAATCATATGTTGAGCCTGTTTCAGTTGCCATTGAAGCTGAACCAGCTGTGTCAATCCAAGATTCTCAACCCCAGGTTATTTTGCCTGCTGCCAGTCAACAGATCAACTCCGTAGGTGTTTCTTTCGGCTCGTTATCATTGGGTGACGacgaacaagaacaagaacagcctaaagaagaagtagccCAAACACAGGAACCTatccaacagcaacaacagcaacaacaacagcaacaacagcgTTATGGTTTATACaatcaaaaccaacaaaaccaaaacCCAAACCAAGCTCGCTACAACAACCAAAACCCAAACTCGTATGCTCAACAAACCAAACAGTCGCAATCTTCTTACGACTACTACAAccaataccaacaacaacaatatccaCAACAAGCTGCTCAAACTTTGCCCGGTGCTCAGTTTGCTGGATACCCTGGTGTTGACTACTCTGCATACAACAACCAGGCAGCCTATGGAGTCTCATCTCCAGCTGCTTCTAATGCTACTACTGCTGCTTCGGCCTATGGCCAATACTCAGCTGGTCAACCTGCTTCGCAACCCGCTCCAGGCGCTGCCCAGGACTCTACTCAATCGCCAGTAGTTAACCCTAACACTTTGCAACAGGTACAGCAGCAGATCCCAACTCCCTTCGGCTACCCTTACTACTACAACTATTACAACACACCTTTCTACGGTTCCGGTGCCGGTTTGGGACAGGGCAATTTTGGTGCTACTGGCGCTGCTATTCCAGCCTCTTCTGGTAGCaaccaacagcaacaagCTCAGCAATCGACTCAGCAGCAAGCTGGTCAACAGGTAAGTGGAACTGCAAGTGGCAGCAGTGCTACCAATTCTGCCAACACCTCGTCTGTCGGCGGTAACGGCTTCAACTCTGCTCCATCGCAGTACTACGCCCAGCCCAACCAGTACAACAACAGGTACCCAGGCTACAGCTACCCTccacagcagcaacagcaggGACAGAGCCAGCAGAATGGCTCTTCGGGTAGTGAAGTTGCCAACGGccaacaaccacaacaaGGCCAGCCTTCTAACCCATTGCCCCAACAGCCTATCATTCCACAATACGGTGGGTACCAACAATATCCCCAATACGGATATCAAGACAACGCCCAGTACCGTGGCTGGTACTAGGTGATTGACGTTTGGGGTCGTATTGTTCAGTAGTTATTTGTGTACCAAAATATATTATAGGATTCAGAGGACGTGTAGAAATGTAGAGAAGACAAATAGAGATATGGAGAGTGGATTGTGTAAGAGTGGATTGTGTAAGAGTGGGTTCTGTGAGAATGGATTTTTGTGATAGTAGATTTCTGTTAGAGTGGCCGAATGAAAATCGCATCGAGAATATCTTATTGGAAGAGGATAGAGTGGCACACTGAGAGAGTAGATGGACTATGTCAAAGAGAGGAGTATACTGAGAATAGATTCAGCTAGATTGACATTGGAGAGAATGATCTTAGAGAGAGAGAACAATATGAGTAATTTGTAGCTTGAGGCGAGAGAAAATACAGTTGTGGTTTATAGCCAGACAGATAGGGTGGATAAGGAGAAAGTCTAACACAATAATATTATCCCATCTACTGACACATATAACCAGAAGTAATGTCTATCTGCTTACATTGCCATAGAATGAGGTATCCTACTTTCAGTTGACTACCAACTGGCAAAATCGAGAGACAAATCTCATCCGTAAGTTCATAAGAGTACAGAGTCGCTGAATCTTGCGGTTGCAAATGTGTTCAACGTCTAAAGTGCATAGCGGTTGCAGAAACTGCCTAATCGAGCAATAAAATTAGGTTATCAGATATAAGGAGAAGCCTTCAGATACGACAAGTTTGTTCAAAAAAGCCAGCCAGATTTCCCGAAAGATTAAGATATCACTCCTACACTGAGTACAACTCCCCAGCCAACATGGAGAGCCAGGCTGGCCGAAAGAAGCCTACAAGATCAGAGCCAGGGGCATCCAATAAAACAGCAGATATCTATATGTCACGTGACATGAATCACGTTCCAGGAAACCAGCTATTTCTCCCAGAGCAGATTCAGCCATTCTGGCGAAGTCGGGACAGGGAGACGGTAGAGAGAAGCGGTGAAAGGGAGCCAGATGGATATCAATGGGTGTGCTGAAATTCTGTGAACAGCCAGAGAGAAAAGCCAGAGGTTTATGGCCAGATGGGCGTGTTGCGTTAAGCGAGGTTTTGTTAGTGAAGCCGGTACAGTTATGGTGCTATGGGAGGTGGCCCCTGCAAGCAGAAGCGGAGCTGGAATGAGGAGGTGTCACGTTCACAGTGCGAACGCCTTAAAGGAGTGCGGCGCGTAAATGTGGGACCGGCGCTGGAGGAGAGGAATGAGACGACATTAGGTGGAAATATGTATGTGAACAAAACAGTACGTGAAATATGTATGAAAAGTTGGGTGCGTATGAAAATATTTCCAGCGAAGCAGTCGGTTCCATAAAGACCAGCCTCCCCTAGAAGACCTTGAGCCAGCAGTAGATTTGTACGGGTCCAGGGAGGATTTTGGATGTGCCctcttaactatggagtCTACATAGTTGACGTTGTTCCTGTAGATTGAGCTTGGCTCCAGATTTTCTACTGGCTCATGTTTTCTAAGGCAGGCCAATATTTCTGGAATCACCTGCATGCAGAAAATACGTGTATATGTGAGACTGCTGATAATAAGCCAGAGAAGCTCAGATACGGGAGCAGAGATGGACATCTGGCAGCGAGACAACAGAGACCAAACCAGACGGCCCCAAACGTCCAAAACCCACCAAACTCGCCAAACCCGCCAATCCCAGTCCGTACAGCATCTCGGAATTGGCCCGTGCCGAATTGGTCCACGACACACACCACAATCCGCTGTCACCTGTACCACTTCTCCTGCTCTCCTATATCGCTCCACCATATTTCCACAATGTCGCGGCCTGCACACAGCAGTCGCACTCGTTTTTCCTCCGGCTCTCTATATATAATGTGACATCCACATAGTTTGCCTACTACTAGCTGCCACTCATTTTTCTACTACTACCCATAGTTAAGCACTATTACCAAACTAAAGTATGTATCCTAGTTAGCCCTGACTCTGTGTCCCTACAAAAAGTGTCGCAGCTCCAACTCCGGCCACACACATTTGCCCTCGCCACGCCGCCGCCGTCTCTCCCAGGGAGCCGTCCGTGCCATGCCATGGTGTACACCGTGGCTAGCCAGTCGTCGACCAACACCGACTTTCTCCCAGCTTTTACGGCTCCTCCATCTCTCGTCGTTGGTACAGTGGATTGTGAGCGTGAGAAGGCTGCGAAATCCGCAATTGGCGCCCCAACAAAGCACACCTTCTGCCCCAACACCCCCAATTGCCGTCGCAACTGTCTCTGCTGTCGTTGGCCCTCTGACCAATGGCACTGCTCAGATTCCGCCGGCCGAATTCCACCCACATCCCAAATTTTTGCTGGCCCTGGTTTCGTAGGGGGAATGCGCTGCTAGTGGAAAACGGCGCGCGCACGACCTCGACCGTCGACAATCTGCAAATGCAAATGCGACATCCACATTATTTTGCATGATCACCAGGCATGGAACGAAAATTATCTGTCGATATGTCTGTCTGCATTCACCGCGCATCACGTGCACACCTCGCAGCGACAAAAACAGCGACAAGGGACGACATGCAGGAGCGACGCGCTCGGTGCTGTTTACCCTTGGTTTGTTTACGTTGTGTGTATGGCTCTGTGATTGTTGTGATTTTGCTTGtggtgctgctgcttctCCTCCTGGTgcaaatatatatatttacGGCTGGAGGTGTTTTTTTATGGGACATGgattttttcttctttttcttatCATACTAACCAATATCCAGAATGGCACCAACcgaaaagagaaaagcTACCAGAAAAAAGAAGGACCCAGATGCTCCTAAGAGATCTTTGTCTGCCTACATGTTCTTCGCCAACGAGAACAGAGACATTGTCAGAGCCGAGAACCCAGGTATCTCCTTCGGACAAGTCGGTAAGCTTTTGGGTGAAAAGTGGAAGGCTCTTActggtgaagaaaagggACCTTACGAAAACAAGGCCGAAGCTGACAAGAAGAGATACGAGAAGGAAAAGGCTGAGTACGCTAAGAGAAACGGTAACTAAGAGTGACTACCTTGTGTCGTCACTCTTGCAATCGAGGCAACACCTACGACTACAATAATCTGATGAGAATTTAACTATTCCCTTGTATATTACATATGctttttgttttgtttGTTCGTGGTCTGTTTCTAGTTACTACCAGTTCATTTCTGTATCCAgtgctgctgctgtttctgtttTATTAGCGTATTGTACAATTCTTGTGAAGAGCATCTTCTATGTATAATTTAAATATAAAATGTTTtttttcaaagtcttgttcttgaacatgGTAGAGTAGTTGTCATGAATGCTGATTCAGACATCAGACATTGAAGTCGTGGCTGCAGAATAAGAATGTTATGATGTCTTCTATTGTAGCATTACTGTCTTTCGATATAGCTTTTACAACGATTTGGCAGAGTTTTTGTGAAGAGTACTTCATTCAAGGGTAGCTGTTATCGTATATTGCTGACTATGTCCTTACATTTCAATCATCTCCAATGAATGGTATCCacgagaagttgaagtcaCCGGCCCGGATCGCAGCGACCAAGTAGAA
Protein-coding regions in this window:
- the DEF1 gene encoding RNA polymerase II Degradation Factor 1 (Nuclear receptor coregulator SMRT/SMRTER, contains Myb-like domains) gives rise to the protein MSSQQRKTYKNHSKRFNNGASNSAELASLAEMFADWDADELAGLLAENNNDVEVVIDLIINGKVAKWEPIKKEKKVFKKDVSSSSDEPASSHTATSIASTNSGNANDHHKYKFKDGKKFPKDSQKGKKPFSHKNSVASSSAIAGSNSGSTSNAPSNSWAAALSSDKPKPKHVAKEQIQHPEPETQDQEPVVVEETEEEQPEEPVAEVEEEPVVAESKPVLKTASIPEPKQGSWVSAIAPKPKVKPAKAVSAPIPAKEEPVVAIETPVEQVPATAPVEALAEEVAVEQSYVILPAASQQINSVGVSFGSLSLGDDEQEQEQPKEEVAQTQEPIQQQQQQQQQQQQRYGLYNQNQQNQNPNQARYNNQNPNSYAQQTKQSQSSYDYYNQYQQQQYPQQAAQTLPGAQFAGYPGVDYSAYNNQAAYGVSSPAASNATTAASAYGQYSAGQPASQPAPGAAQDSTQSPVVNPNTLQQVQQQIPTPFGYPYYYNYYNTPFYGSGAGLGQGNFAGQQVSGTASGSSATNSANTSSVGGNGFNSAPSQYYAQPNQYNNRYPGYSYPPQQQQQGQSQQNGSSGSEVANGQQPQQGQPSNPLPQQPIIPQYGGYQQYPQYGYQDNAQYRGWY
- the NHP6 gene encoding Nonhistone chromosomal protein 6A, translated to APTEKRKATRKKKDPDAPKRSLSAYMFFANENRDIVRAENPGISFGQVGKLLGEKWKALTGEEKGPYENKAEADKKRYEKEKAEY